A stretch of DNA from Leptospira bouyouniensis:
ACTATTCACTTTGCTAAAAGAACATCAAGTAAGAATCTTTTTGGTTTCTCTTTAGATTTCAAACACCGAATGGATACAAAATCCAAAACAATTTTGATCTGATTCTATTTAAGTTTTTTCATAAGGGGAAGGTGAATCATAAACTTTGTTAAGTTAATCGTATTGACAACAAGAGTCCATTTAACCGATCAGACTCTTGTTTATAAATAGCATTATTTTGATATAAATAATGTTTCTAAAGGAGAAAATACATCCCGCTTCACACCAATCGGCATATAAAAATCAATTTTATCTACAAAGTTTGCAGATCCACCATACACTTCGATCGCTACAGAAGTTTCTTTCGGTTCACGTAGAAGACTTTCTTGGAATTTTGGATATACTTTGGTAGGAGCTAGAAAATAAGAGAGTACATTTTTGAATGGAAAAGTAGCCGATAAACAATTCATTTTTGGAATTGAAAACGTTACAAATTTACTCTTTACAGACTTCATTTGTGAGTCAGTCAATCCATCCATCCGACACCCTAAAACAGATCTTAATTGTTCGGGTGGTGTATTGGGGTCGTCTAAATACACTGCTAAACTATTACATTCAGTGATTCCAACTGATTCCCAATCTTTTTGGAATTTTTCCCAACTATCTTTTAGATTTTGGTAGGGACCTTTGTGCGGATAGATAAATATTTCTTCAGGTCCAAATGATTCCTGAGTGACTTCCACTTGTTTGAATCCACCCATATAAGCATAAAAGGAAATTCCTACCACGAGAAGGACTCCTATTCCTATTCCAAAACGGAAAAGTAGTTTCATAATTTTCTCCTAATCACCTTCAATTCTAGTGTTACTTCTATCTTGATATAAAATTCGTTCTGACTTTATAAAACCAAAGAATCATTGTCAATAAATTTAGTCACTCGTGAAAGTGTTATGTCTAAGTTTAGAAAGCATTGCTGAAAAAATAGAAGGAACATTGGTATCTTGAAAGTAACTTTCCCTACAGATTTATCTTCCATAGAATCGAGAGTTAAGTCGATCGATCCAATTCAATACGGAAGTTCCCGAAATTATATTGATGGAGCAGTTTCATTGTTATCTCCATATATTTCACGCGGTTTTATTTCCACCAAACAAGTATTTCAATCTGTAGTTTCATTAGGTTTCAAACCTTACCAAATCACTAAGTTTGTGCAGGAATTAACATGGAGAGATTATTTCCAACAAGTTTGGAGAAATAAACGCGAAGGTATTTTTTATGACTTAAAACAACCACAACCAGGTTTTAAACATAAGCAAATTCCGATAGCTATCTTAGAAAAGTCTATTCATACCGGAATTCCAGGAATTGATCATGAATTAATCGATTTTTATGAAACAGGTTATCTCCATAATCATGTCAGAATGTATATCGCTTCCATAGTTTGTAATATTGGTGGTGCCTATTGGGAAAAACCATCGCAATGGATGTATTACCACTTGTTAGATGCCGATGCCGCAAGTAACAATTGCAGCTGGCAATGGATCTCAGGTGCATTTAGCTCAAGGAAATACTTCGCAAATCAAGAGAATATTAATCGATATTTAAAAACAAATGATTTTAATACTTATTTAGATTTCTCTTACGATGAATT
This window harbors:
- a CDS encoding GyrI-like domain-containing protein; the encoded protein is MKLLFRFGIGIGVLLVVGISFYAYMGGFKQVEVTQESFGPEEIFIYPHKGPYQNLKDSWEKFQKDWESVGITECNSLAVYLDDPNTPPEQLRSVLGCRMDGLTDSQMKSVKSKFVTFSIPKMNCLSATFPFKNVLSYFLAPTKVYPKFQESLLREPKETSVAIEVYGGSANFVDKIDFYMPIGVKRDVFSPLETLFISK
- a CDS encoding FAD-binding domain-containing protein, which translates into the protein MKVTFPTDLSSIESRVKSIDPIQYGSSRNYIDGAVSLLSPYISRGFISTKQVFQSVVSLGFKPYQITKFVQELTWRDYFQQVWRNKREGIFYDLKQPQPGFKHKQIPIAILEKSIHTGIPGIDHELIDFYETGYLHNHVRMYIASIVCNIGGAYWEKPSQWMYYHLLDADAASNNCSWQWISGAFSSRKYFANQENINRYLKTNDFNTYLDFSYDELQKRDIIPKELESLMDWDLTNAFHSTKEWFKSKQREYQKNGIFDTFCDTENPLRLDQPLPICLYDFYNLDPNWKQDIKIHRVFMMRPHFFKQFPSSHKTLDFIHSLALNIPNIKFFWGEWDDLLEQVQSFRPTIYWKEHPTNKEYVGKEEPRDWIFPDVQGYYPSFFAYWKKCEKKLNRIGEFQNPNLFDQ